The following is a genomic window from Collimonas fungivorans Ter331.
TACAGCAGCTTGTCGTCGTTACGCGTAAACATGCGCAATATTATGGCACGTTGCGCACTTCAATTTCACTTTGACGGCGCGCTGCGCAGGTCTTCCAGGAACATTCCCGCCGCCTTGGCTTCGGCTTCATGGGCCGGTTCGCGCCAGGTTTCCGCCAGTGCATCCGCGTGCCATTGGCGCATGGCCGGCAAATCGAGCAAACGCGCTGCATAAGCTTGCGCTGCGGGGCCTAGCTTGAGGCCGTAGGTCTGGATCCGGAAAGCCACCGGCGCAAAGAAGGCGTCGACGGCGCTGAAATTCACTCCCGCCAGGAAAGGCCCGCCAAACCGTTGCAGGCCTTCGCTCCACAATTCATCCAGCCGCGCAATATCGGATTTAAGCGATGCCGGCAGCTGCTCGATGCGCACTCGGATGCCACAATTCATCGTGCAGTGCTCACGCAAGGCGCCGAAACCGGAATGCATCTCGGCGGCGGCGCAACGCGCCCAGCTCCTGGCCTGCGGATCGCTGGGCCAGACACCCTCATGGCGCTCGGCCAGGTATTCCGTGATCCCCAGCGAATCCCAGACAACCGCGCCGCCGTCGTTCAGCGCCGGCACTTTGCCGGTCGGCGAAAAACTGCGGAACGCATCCCAGTTGGAGCCCGGGGCTCCGTCGGCAAACGGCACCACATGCTCCTTGAACGCCAAACCAAGCTCGCGCATCAGCACCCACGGACGCAGCGACCAGGACGAATAGTTTTTATTGGCGATATACAGCTCATACATGATGTCTGGCGCTCCAGTGTAAGTTGTGATGGTGAAAACCTGCTGCGTCGGATGCCACCGCGTCGTCGCGTTTCCGCCGCCATGGCAGAGTGGCATTTTATATGTTTCCAGGCAAAAATACCCATGAAGCTGTAGCGTAACGACATCGCTTGATGCATGATGCCTGTTGCAACCGAC
Proteins encoded in this region:
- a CDS encoding glutathione S-transferase family protein, whose amino-acid sequence is MYELYIANKNYSSWSLRPWVLMRELGLAFKEHVVPFADGAPGSNWDAFRSFSPTGKVPALNDGGAVVWDSLGITEYLAERHEGVWPSDPQARSWARCAAAEMHSGFGALREHCTMNCGIRVRIEQLPASLKSDIARLDELWSEGLQRFGGPFLAGVNFSAVDAFFAPVAFRIQTYGLKLGPAAQAYAARLLDLPAMRQWHADALAETWREPAHEAEAKAAGMFLEDLRSAPSK